Proteins encoded together in one Bradyrhizobium sp. CB82 window:
- the rplM gene encoding 50S ribosomal protein L13, giving the protein MKTFSAKPAEVTKKWVLIDAKGLVVGRLATIVAMRLRGKHLPTYTPHVDCGDNVIIINAAHAVLTGRKREQKTYYKHTGYVGHVKERTARQILEGRHPERVLEKAVERMIPRGPLGRVQMGNLRVYGGADHPHEAQSPEKLDIAKLNRKNTRAA; this is encoded by the coding sequence ATGAAAACCTTTTCGGCAAAGCCCGCCGAGGTGACGAAGAAGTGGGTGTTGATCGACGCCAAGGGTCTGGTTGTCGGCCGTCTCGCCACCATCGTCGCCATGCGGCTGCGCGGCAAGCACCTCCCGACCTACACCCCGCACGTTGATTGCGGCGACAACGTCATCATCATCAATGCTGCGCACGCGGTCCTGACCGGCCGCAAGCGTGAGCAGAAGACCTATTACAAGCACACCGGCTATGTCGGCCACGTCAAGGAGCGCACCGCGCGCCAGATCCTCGAGGGCCGTCATCCCGAGCGCGTGCTCGAGAAGGCCGTCGAGCGCATGATCCCCCGCGGTCCGCTCGGTCGCGTCCAGATGGGCAACCTCCGAGTCTATGGCGGCGCCGATCATCCGCACGAGGCGCAGAGCCCCGAGAAGCTCGACATCGCCAAGTTGAACCGCAAGAACACGAGGGCCGCATAA
- a CDS encoding GGDEF domain-containing protein, translated as MMSLDSITLYLVATMVAALLGAMMVFFGTQEKSPALKWWGTAYLFGAASVALWTAAGDKLGAQLYLALNAVGFIACGMVWNAARIFHGRKPNWPGLLFGAFGWAAAVTLLDPAAATLRMLIGAGIVSGYAALTAGELWSERRKSLQRGWPVFAVPIMHGCVLMMPVLIGSLLRPNDPQFSTSIWVTVFAVELILYAVGTVFVIFMLVSERTVTAHKTAASMDPLTGMFNRRGFAEACSRVIEREAKAGRPVTVMIFDIDHFKSINDRFGHPAGDEMLKLFSTVVTTNLRISDLSGRIGGEEFAALLPCSLEEGVLVAERVREAFETSGIVVEEGPVDTTVSIGVAGGPAGTELEVLLAAADTALYQAKRGGRNRVEAAEELPLSLENWRRQTAARPPVPRAVTA; from the coding sequence ATGATGTCGCTCGATAGCATCACGCTATATCTGGTTGCCACCATGGTCGCCGCACTGCTCGGCGCCATGATGGTGTTCTTCGGCACGCAGGAGAAAAGCCCGGCGCTGAAATGGTGGGGCACCGCCTATCTCTTCGGCGCGGCCTCAGTCGCGCTCTGGACGGCCGCCGGTGACAAGCTCGGCGCGCAGCTCTATCTCGCGCTGAACGCCGTCGGCTTCATCGCCTGCGGCATGGTCTGGAACGCCGCACGCATCTTCCACGGCCGCAAGCCGAACTGGCCCGGACTTCTCTTCGGTGCGTTCGGCTGGGCTGCGGCGGTGACGCTGCTCGATCCGGCCGCCGCGACGCTGCGCATGTTGATCGGCGCCGGCATCGTCTCGGGCTACGCAGCGTTGACCGCGGGCGAGCTCTGGTCCGAGCGGCGCAAGAGCCTGCAACGAGGCTGGCCAGTCTTCGCCGTGCCGATCATGCATGGGTGCGTGCTGATGATGCCGGTCCTGATCGGCAGCTTGCTGCGGCCGAACGATCCGCAGTTCTCCACCAGCATCTGGGTCACCGTGTTTGCGGTCGAGCTCATCCTCTACGCCGTCGGCACCGTGTTCGTGATCTTCATGCTGGTGTCCGAGCGCACGGTGACTGCGCACAAGACCGCTGCATCGATGGATCCGCTGACCGGAATGTTCAACCGGCGCGGCTTTGCGGAAGCCTGCTCGCGCGTCATCGAGCGCGAGGCCAAGGCAGGGCGGCCCGTGACCGTCATGATCTTCGACATCGACCACTTCAAGTCGATCAACGACCGCTTCGGCCATCCGGCGGGCGACGAGATGCTCAAGCTGTTCTCGACCGTCGTGACCACCAATCTGCGCATCTCCGACCTGTCGGGCCGGATCGGCGGCGAGGAGTTCGCGGCGCTGTTGCCGTGCTCGCTGGAGGAGGGCGTGCTGGTCGCCGAGCGCGTGCGCGAGGCGTTCGAGACTTCGGGCATCGTCGTCGAGGAGGGCCCGGTGGACACCACCGTCAGCATCGGGGTTGCCGGTGGTCCGGCCGGCACCGAGCTCGAGGTGCTGCTGGCCGCCGCCGACACCGCGCTCTATCAGGCCAAGCGCGGCGGCCGCAATCGCGTCGAGGCCGCTGAAGAGCTGCCGCTGTCGCTGGAGAACTGGCGCCGCCAGACTGCCGCGCGGCCGCCGGTGCCGCGGGCTGTGACGGCGTAG
- the rpsI gene encoding 30S ribosomal protein S9, translating into MAETIQSLDQLAQLKTAAPEAPKHEKKVDKLNRAYATGKRKDAVARVWIKPGAGKIMVNSREVEVYFARPVLRMMIQQPLVAAQRNGQYDVICTVAGGGLSGQAGAVRHGISKALTHFEPELRGVLKKGGFLTRDSRVVERKKYGKAKARRSFQFSKR; encoded by the coding sequence ATGGCCGAAACCATCCAGTCGCTCGACCAGCTCGCGCAGCTCAAGACGGCCGCGCCCGAGGCGCCCAAGCACGAGAAGAAGGTCGACAAGCTCAACCGCGCCTATGCCACCGGCAAGCGCAAGGACGCGGTCGCCCGCGTGTGGATCAAGCCGGGCGCCGGCAAGATCATGGTCAACTCGCGCGAGGTCGAGGTCTATTTCGCCCGCCCCGTGCTGCGCATGATGATCCAGCAGCCGCTGGTCGCTGCGCAACGCAATGGCCAGTACGACGTGATCTGCACCGTCGCCGGCGGCGGTCTCTCCGGTCAGGCCGGCGCCGTCCGCCACGGCATCTCGAAGGCGCTGACGCATTTCGAGCCGGAGCTGCGCGGCGTGCTCAAGAAGGGCGGCTTCCTGACCCGCGACTCCCGCGTGGTCGAGCGCAAGAAGTACGGTAAGGCGAAGGCCCGCCGGTCCTTCCAATTCTCCAAGCGCTAA
- a CDS encoding antibiotic biosynthesis monooxygenase family protein, translated as MITEIAQIDVKPGTEKDFEAAVAKAKAAFGRSKGFHGFELHKSIEKPQRYRLMVKWETLENHTVDFRGSENFTEWRGLVGQYFAAPPEVEHTNTVVTTA; from the coding sequence ATGATTACCGAGATCGCGCAAATCGACGTCAAGCCGGGCACCGAGAAGGATTTCGAGGCGGCGGTGGCCAAGGCCAAGGCCGCGTTCGGCCGCTCCAAGGGCTTTCACGGCTTCGAACTGCACAAGTCGATCGAGAAGCCGCAGCGCTACCGGTTGATGGTGAAGTGGGAGACGCTGGAGAACCACACCGTCGACTTCCGCGGCTCGGAGAATTTCACCGAATGGCGCGGCCTCGTCGGTCAGTATTTTGCCGCACCGCCCGAGGTCGAGCATACCAATACGGTGGTGACGACGGCCTGA